The Silene latifolia isolate original U9 population chromosome Y, ASM4854445v1, whole genome shotgun sequence sequence ttaattaaaattagtaAATGTAATGATATTTTGATTTTTCGTATGTAAAATTGTCCTCAAGCTTTCCCTTTTCTATCTTAATAGAACACATCAATATTGTAGACTGTAACAGTAAATTTAAAGTCTAATTATTAATGATGCTCATTTCTCTATATATACAATCTAAAATACCGTGCAAATTCCTCATGAAAAGagctttcatatgagtatacatttcatgatattttttcttatattttaagagattgATGGAAGAAGGAAGTTTCTCAAAAAGTGAGAatgacaaaataaataaataaatactatcAAATGTCTAATTTTCGAGATACTGTATATAGTTCTTGACACTGTAGTGTAGTCTCTGTTTCTGAACTCTCTTTCATTTTTCACTATGTGACGGTTTCCAAAATAACATCAAATATGCAAAGTACACGGTATTATGGTTACTAACTAGCTGTTGAGCCGACTTGAGCGCTTTTATGGTGAAGAGATGTAAGTGCACAATTTAGTCATAATGAGTCAGCTACATTTAATTGAATCAAAATAACTGGATTCTATCAATGACATTCAAGAGTTTATACCCTACACCAGTAACAAGCCTCATAATCGTTTTGTGCAAAGAAAGCAAACCGTCGAAAGGACTGCAAAATTGCTGAGTTTCCATCTAATTCAGTGGTCTCCTGGCATAGACTTGATAATATCAGAATCACCAGCATCGATGACACTAAGGCAACACACCCGGTAGTACTTTCTGCAAGCAGTTCCAAGGTCAACAttgtctgaaacaatcaacacaAACTTCGGGTAAAACACAGTCTCACAATAACTGATAGCCTTATAACAACATTTCAAATGTAAATCAGTTACTATAGGAGCATTCAGTAACATACTTTCAGAAAGTGCTTTCATCTTAAATAGGTTAATGTCGAATTTCAGGAATAATGTTGGATGACAATACCAAACACCTGGCTTGCGGCTAGTCCGTAAAGGAAAATGTAAAATGACTAAATGCCTTGGTCATTATCCAATATCCTACCGAAGAACACCATAACAGAGATGTATAACCAAAAGTCCAAAAGTTACTTTTATCTCATACGGAGTATTTACTAATTAAAATCAAGAGCCCAGGTCATACAATGGAATGAAGGACAAGACGTAGGAATAATGGATTAACACGGCGAAAAGCAAAAACTATCAACCTAGCTAGGATTCATGAAAACAATAttgaaataaaaatgtaaaagaaaTTAAGGAAGACATAGGAATAATGGATTTACACGGCGAAAAGCAAAAACTATCAACCTAGTTAGGATTCATGAAAACAATAttgaaatagaaatgtaaaagAAATTAAGGAGAAAACAATACGGAGTACTTACTTCCATTGTAGTGGTGAACACCAACCTTGGCCAACATAGCATAGTACTCGATCTCAGACTTTCTAAGTGGGGGACAATTGTTTGAGATGATGACCAACTTGGCTGGAATCAAAGAACGGAATCATCTCAGTATCTCAGTTCAAATGAAGATGTCGTTATATAAGCAAGCAATGAAAGTTGGAGCTAAGGGCGATTCAAGCAGTGATGATCTAAATACAACAGTGTAGCAGTTGTGTAGCACAGACAAAACAAAGTTGATTATGAGAAACAAGGAAAAGAACTATACTGGCACAAGCACCAAAGCCCAGAATAGCTAGCTATAAAGCATTAGcagagaaaaagaaaggaagaagacaagttgcagGCTTTCCAGAGCTTGGTTTGCCCTATAATTTGGTGGGCCACCAACCGGCTTATATCAGTAGTAGTAAAGTAAATAAGTAAATAAAGAGTTCTTTTTGGCAGGAAACTAGATGCTTAAAAGAGTCAAGTAGGACAGGCAGGCAGGGAAAGACCTTCAACAGTAGCAAATTTCAACAAAACATGACATTCTTTACCCAAATTGTGGAACTTAAACAAGATGAAAAACCCAATCTAAGCAAATACCAAACTCTATTCACAACATAATTCAGAATAAAAAAAATTTGGCCATTGTAGTGTCTCTAAATATCATAGTGACAGCCTTTCAGAATGAAATGTCCAATAAATATCAAGTCGAGAGTTGCAGCACTTGACCAGCTAATTCAGACCAGCTATTTCAAACGGACCAATTCTTCCTAAAACTACCTTAAAAGATGAAGACAGCAAGAGCTAATTTTTTTCCCCTAACATAGCAGCAATCACAACACTATTCGAGTGAGCTTCAACTATGATCGGATAAGGGGGTCACAAACACGGCGACCTAAAATTATTTCCACTATTCAGCTCATGACACGTTTAAGTACGAAACATGTAACCTGCCTAATCATTTTTAACTTTTAACTTCTACTGGGAAAACAAAGTTCACTAAGGCCTTATTCTCGcagacttaatttcagttcagttcttTTTCATTCTTCACTTCACATCAGTTTAGAAAGTTTCACTCCGAAAAGCACGCCTAACAACGTCTGCCTTCCAAACACATTCAAATTCTCGCTACTCGCCTACTCACTGCCAGCACTTCCAAACGCAATGAAATCCCTGCTACACACCTACTCATCAGTCATTACCAGCACATCCTAAAACAATCAAATTCTCGCTATTGGCCTACTTATTACTTCTACTACTCAGCTCATCACACTACACATGACTCGGGTCGCTTACGTACTTCCAAAGCCGAGACACATGGAAAAAATTATCGACCTTAACCAAACTAGAGGCAAATCCAATTTGTAAGCCATGGCAGCACTCCTTTTCACAATCTCATACGAACCAAATTGGTCGAGGGGACAAAGACTCAATCAAGCAAGGTTGGCTCAATCAAGCCTCATCCAACACGGTCGAGCTAGACACGGCAAACAGCCCAGCCACAAAGAGAACAGCTCGACTTGATCACAAAACATGCCaaatcacttttaacatttaactTCTACGGGAATACAAAGTTCACTAAGGCCTTAGTCTTTCAGACTTAATTTCAACTCAATTCCTTTTAATTCTTCACACCAGTTTAGAAAGTTTCACTCCAAAAAACCGCACCTAACAAGATCTGCCTTCCAAACACAATCAAATCCTTTACATGCTTAATCATATTCACACcctccacatacatgccaacatactttccCCATATCATCATGCTTAAAACAACGctttaaaatcatatcacattccgatcaccttaaaagcaaggttacgttcccgtaaccgcaatcatcaacGAAATCAATAGTAAACCAAGGCAACCAAAAACTCCTAAGACAAAGTaacaacattcattttaaatttcCCCATACTGTAACATCTCTCAAGGTATCCGGTTCGAAAATGGacgggccagaagtttggtgtgagggggcccctaactcatcctaagccttaagtgggctcccaacagtttctacccgggttcattttcttagacacatcctatattcattattgttcattggttaggcctgaggatcgttttgctctgataccactttgtaacacccctgtttactcaggagcctttagctagacattcccaagtaaatagaactgttaccatctcggtttcccgaggtagtgaataacaaagtccaactcaccaaagtactttacattaaaaacttaatgattacatgtttattaaaaattaatcaactaaaacttaatacaaaataattacaactcgcagcggaaataaataaagtgatataattgtgctatgtgatctagacttcagctatggtccaagtcaagctctcagcccaatgctcccaagtaagctaatctttagtacctgtcaaatatgctccccataaaacggttcaccgcaggtgttcacgaatagacagtcaaccgcgaggttgagtaggaataaatactaacaacaaaaacatacgataacaatccaatttctttttacattgcacaacccccctgacaacgtgctccttcccTTTTTCTTagcacactaatcatcccgccaatccctggccgggg is a genomic window containing:
- the LOC141630330 gene encoding large ribosomal subunit protein eL30-like, translated to FRSLIPAKLVIISNNCPPLRKSEIEYYAMLAKVGVHHYNGNNVDLGTACRKYYRVCCLSVIDAGDSDIIKSMPGDH